The Acomys russatus chromosome 3, mAcoRus1.1, whole genome shotgun sequence genome has a window encoding:
- the LOC127210024 gene encoding serpin B6 isoform X10 — protein MDALQEANGTFALNLLKLFGEDGSKNVFFSPMSISSALAMVLMGAKGSTASQMIQALSLDKCSGNGGGDVHQAFQSVLKEVNRTGTQYLLRTANRLFGEKTCDVLASFKDSCRKFYEAEMEELDFQGAAEQSRQHINTWVAKKTEDKIKELLSPGTVDSDTLLVLVNAIYFKGNWKEQFNKEDTREMPFKVSKNEERPVQMMFKKSTFKMTYIGDISTKILMLPYVGNELHMIIMLPDEHIELSTVEKEITYEKFIEWTRLDKMDEKKVEVFLPRFKLEENYGMTNVLCKLGMMDAFKPDRADFSGMSSKKGMSLSKVIHKAFVEVNEEGTEAVAATAALMKRRCLKINPRFCADRPFLFFIQHVETNGILFCGRFSSP, from the exons ATGGATGCTCTGCAGGAAGCAAATGGCACTTTTGCCTTAAACCTTTTGAAACTATTCGGTGAAGATGGctccaaaaatgtatttttctcacccatgagcatctcctcagccctggccATGGTCTTGATGGGGGCAAAGGGAAGCACTGCAAGCCAGATGATTCAG GCACTTTCTTTGGATAAATGCAGTGGCAATGGTGGTGGGGATGTCCACCAGGCCTTCCAGTCAGTTCTCAAGGAAGTGAACAGGACTGGCACGCAGTACTTGCTCAGAACAGCAAACAGGCTCTTCGGGGAAAAGACTTGTGATGTTTTAGCT TCTTTTAAAGATTCCTGCCGCAAGTTCTATGAAGCAGAGATGGAAGAGCTGGACTTTCAGGGCGCCGCAGAGCAGTCCCGACAGCACATCAACACCTGGGTGGCCAAAAAGACTGAAG ataaaaTCAAAGAGCTGCTGTCCCCAGGTACAGTGGATTCAGACACTCTGCTGGTCCTTGTGAATGCCATCTACTTCAAGGGAAACTGGAAGGAGCAGTTTAACAAAGAGGACACCAGGGAGATGCCTTTCAAAGTCAGTAAG AATGAGGAGAGACCTGTGCAAATGATGTTTAAGAAGTCTACCTTCAAGATGACCTATATTGGAGACATATCCACCAAGATCCTGATGCTTCCCTATGTCGGCAATGAGCTGCACATGATCATCATGCTTCCAGATGAGCACATTGAACTGAGCACG GTGGAAAAGGAAATAACTTATGAGAAATTCATAGAGTGGACGAGGCTGGACAAGATGGACGAAAAAAAGGTGGAGGTTTTCCTCCCACGGTTTAAGCTGGAGGAGAACTATGGCATGACGAATGTGCTGtgcaagctgggcatgatggatGCCTTTAAGCCTGACAGGGCAGATTTTTCTGGAATGTCCTCCAAGAAAGGCATGTCTTTGTCCAAGGTCATACATAAAGCCTTTGTGGAGGTCAATGAGGAGGGCACAGAGGCTGTGGCTGCTACAGCTGCCCTCATGAAGCGGAGGTGCTTGAAGATCAACCCCCGATTCTGTGCAGACcgcccatttcttttcttcattcagcATGTTGAAACCAATGGGATTCTGTTCTGTGGCAGGTTCTCCTCTCCCTGA